From Apilactobacillus bombintestini:
CATTTTTAAATAATTTAGATTGTGGAGTACCACCAAAAACAGCATTAAATATTATTGCTGCCATAAAATTATCATCATCAAAGAAAACTGGTAAATTATATCCCAAGTTAAGGTAACTTTGTGATGAAGTAATCCTTTGAGTCACACTTTCAACTTTTTTAGTAGATTGGTTATTTCTTAATGGTTCAATTTCATAAATATCTTTTCTATTAGTTATTTCAAAATTGCCGAATAATTCATAAATTGAATTAACATCGACATCCCCAATAACTGAAACAATCATATTGTCATTGTTTATACAATTTTGATAATAATCATATTCATTAGAAGAAGTTAGTTCATCATAGTCACTAACTTTTCCAAATAAGAAATTTCCTCGGCTAGGACAATTTTTAAAATACATTTCCTTTAATTTTATAGAACCCAAATATTGTTTATCATCAGGAATAGATGCAACATATTTTTTCATGTTAGCAAGTTGAAGATTAAAAGTCTTATCGTCAAAATGATCATCGTTTGCTAAAGGTTTAAAAACTACACTATATAAAAATTCAATAGCATGTTTTAATAAATCATCTTGACCATCTACATAACGAGGATTAGGAATACTTAGATTAATTCTTAAAATAGATAAATTACCATATCTTAAAATATTGGTTCCAAAGCTAGCTCCATACATT
This genomic window contains:
- the yfmF gene encoding EF-P 5-aminopentanol modification-associated protein YfmF, with protein sequence MFKKLSNGVGINVIPTQKFKTISFTFDLISPVKEENFAKRAVLAQLLETSNSDYPSQSKLARHLSAMYGASFGTNILRYGNLSILRINLSIPNPRYVDGQDDLLKHAIEFLYSVVFKPLANDDHFDDKTFNLQLANMKKYVASIPDDKQYLGSIKLKEMYFKNCPSRGNFLFGKVSDYDELTSSNEYDYYQNCINNDNMIVSVIGDVDVNSIYELFGNFEITNRKDIYEIEPLRNNQSTKKVESVTQRITSSQSYLNLGYNLPVFFDDDNFMAAIIFNAVFGGTPQSKLFKNVREKNSLAYYANSIYNSINGFMMVSAGIDYKNKDKVIDIVNQELENISNALVDLETLNNIKSEMINAKMAVLDSPRQSMEQSFVNSLLGRNSDYQQWVERVKAVSINDIANVAKKVQLNSVFFLDGRM